The Arabidopsis thaliana chromosome 5, partial sequence genomic interval TTAttcgtcaaaaaaaaaagagatgcgaaaataaatatatacacttACATTCTTGTTCTTGTAGCGATTTAGCAAACTTTTCGTCATCGCTTAAGGAGATTAGAGAATCTACacagcaaaaaaaatgtaatgaaatatatatagtcattTTTTTAAGgtgtacaaaaaaatattggtaaATTACATATTATGGCATAGTTAGTACACAATTTACAGTTATTGAACTTTCATGTGActcaaattaatattaaaactaaagtaagaggcttttttttttttttgggaaacaTGTATTCTTCATAATAAATGCCTCAATTCCTTTcataatttgatttattaattttgaaagcATAACAAAATTACTTTCCATATTTTGCCATTCTCTTGCGACGGCTTGATCATCTGCAATTACAGAACGGTTCACTACAgattatagtttttaaaaagaaaaataagaagcTTATACCTAATTGTCATACAATTGGGATGATATTGATAACAAGTTCAATGTTACTCAGTAATGATTCTAATTAGATCAATGATTCATCAAAACGAAAAACGAAAAACACACTAGACCGAACCGGGTGGGACAATGGTTGACATTAGGTATCGTTATAAACAATTGTTGATGAAACTGCCGACCAATACCtgtttgatcatcatcatacaGCAAAGATGCCGCAAAGGCTTCATCCATTTCCATTTGTTTCGATTGCATCATCACTCGCatgttataacaaaaaaaaaagacgacCTGAGAGTGAGGGATTGAAGGCAAAGATTGATTTAAGCTTTGTCAAAAGGATTCAGATAGTTTATATTTCTCACCACTCAACCATTTTATAGTAACCTTAATTATgtgggtttatgtttttttgtagcCTTTCTTTGGAAGTTACTTTTTGTCATTATTGAAATTGATGAGGAAGATTGCAACTCACATTGATTAGATCAAATAAAGAGGTTATTAGCACGCCAAATATATTTGCttcatgtgtgtgtgtgattaAGGGATCATTTGATGCATGTATAATCTCCATTAATTACTACTGATATTTCCGATTTTTATGTTTGCTGTAAAATAATTGTCTACTATTTTAAAGTGGAgatttcgttttgttttttgaaaaatcaaaaccacaCCTTTTTAATGAGtcaataattttgataatacatatatagtaCTAGTTGTGATAGCACTATTATATCATTCCATACCAACAATATACctaacaaaaaagttttgaaagaaaaaaaaaaccaacacatatgaaatatataaaacttatgCATAGGCACGAGTTTTCATCTAGTTAATGGTAATACTTTATAACTATAGGGTGAATATATGATTGGACGAtaacttttaataaatgtCAAAACCGAACATTATAGATCGTTGGTCCGACGAGATTTAGTATTATGGATAAACCTCGGCCTTGCAAATGCAGCATACctgaaaatatagaaatatacaTAATAGATTGATTAGAATACGATAAATGAGAAAATGTATATTACACAATACATGGTAGATATGTACacttgttttttaataaatatttagacTGAATTTATGTTCATaccttgttttgtttcagccATTGTGAAATGCAATCTTTATGATAGATATGTTTACATGGCAAAGTTGTAATCTTATCTCCTTTTGCATACTCCATTAGACATATCGAACACCTTAAATATTATCCAAACCAGATCGAACCAAAATTAGATTTATGGTCTAAACCAACACTTATATTTGAAAGCAATAACTTGATTAATGTGATTTTagtatcaaaacaaaaatccaaaagtgGGACAAAAACTTTTGAACCAAAATGAAAGATATAGTAAAATTATCTTACTGAGAATCATCGGCAACAAACTTCTTTTTCATATGCAAACAGTACcaagatttggttttagtACCATACTTATGAGTCCGCAATCTAGAGATCCTCTCTTGCGATAATCCTTTACCGACATCTCCAACCGAGTCTCCTAACTCAGTTAATTCCTGTTaactcaaatcaaaagaaaacaacactgatatattagatttgttttctggaCCATAAGCcatatgtataaaatatatggaTGAAAATGTTGAGTTGGCACGTTACATACCTCATACGTCATATTTTCGGGATCATTGTTCTCATCATCAGTAGGATTGTGGGAAATGCTTGAAGGACTATGAGTATGCGTATAACGACCCGAGAAGTTCTCACCATCGTCATAGTGAAAAATGGCTCTACTAGACTAAATAATAATCCAAAGCAAAAGTCTTTTCAGCAAATCATCAATTTACTGACAATTCGCAgggttaagaaaaatatagaaaataatttatttatttcggTTAATCATAAGATCATAagtttaatgaaaataaagatatacTCATTGATGgtgaacaaaatatattaactcATTGATTTATCTATGTATAGAGTCCCTAGCTGTATATACTCGATTAAGAAAACTACGTAAGTTTTTGTGAGTAATTAATTACCGATGGAGCATCACGTTGAGGTATGTATGAACGATTCACTGGAGATTGAAGGAAATATAAAAGTGTTAGCGGGAAAAGTATCAAACAAAGCTATGAGAAATTATTTCCGTCGTTATACAATTTAATCATGcttgcatttttttctttctaaacaaatagaaaaaaaactaagtaACTTGATGTAATTCAATTTAcgaaatttatatttaatgtaTACCTTGCATGGGGTGGTACTGATGGTGATGTGTTTCTTGGATATCATCTTCCGTATTATTTGCCACTAGGTATGATAATACAGTAAAACATTGTACATCATTTTCAATTGGTAAAAATGACTAAATTATTGATCAAGTAAgtgaaaattatgaaattaaagaatttggtgaaaaatatatacttacatTCATCATGTTCTTGCAAATATCTTGCAAGTTTTTCATCATCGCTTAGAGAGGGCTGCAGATtagctgcaaaacaaaacaataaaaattggAAATACCATTAAACGATTCATACGTCCCTATTTCATGGTTTTGGAATATGtatgttaattatttagaGAACATTAGAGTTGGAAACTTCCACACCTAGGTATATActaaaacgaaaaagaaaccTCAAATTATTACATTATAAGATGATATAATCTTTGATGTGTATAGTGATTTCAAACTTAGAACAaagtatataaattaaaagcaTAAAAGATATATTACCCTCCAAGTCTTGCAACGTTCTTGCCAATCCTTCATCGTCATGTAAGCAAGAGTGTACACAAGCTTCTGTAAAATTTCAATACAAATTCGAGGTGGTTATCGTTATGTGACATAAATCccacataattaattattagatCATTAAATAAATGACTTCAGAAAAAGATCATTATAGAAGAGATAGTAAAAGTACAGTCATTGCTTTGTAAGTCACAAAGATATATTGATagtgaaaatttaaaactagttacaaagaaaattataaaatattttgctattgaaaactaaaacctatatataaaatgatttatgtaccttcttctttctgaaTCTCCAAAGCAATAGCAGCATCGTTACATATcgatttattttgatattgttgttgtatctCCCGACCAATAGCATAATCATTAACCGTCAGTTCTGATAACTCGTTTTGTAAATAGACTGCAATATTTTCATCGACAGACGACTGGTTTACAAGCCGAGACATAGATATTTTTGTCGAATTTCTTAACGAAGGAAGTGATGCCTTCGATGAGGATTGATCTCTATGTTTTCTCTTAATCACAACAAGAGATTTATACCATAATCTATCTCATCTCTCGATCCTTTCAATAAGAACTTGAATAAAGCTGTCTCTTTCGAGATATGATGGTAATTAGTGAAGGCAAACAGAAGATTATATCAATTTAAATGCTTTTCGTACCACCTGTTGAATTTGtgtgattttgaatttttgaatttttttctttggctccacagattttctatttctctaaGTTTATATGGTAAAATTCTAAGGCTCCTTTTCACCACGTTGACTTTTATTTATTGCTAGAaatactctatatatataaaattgggtttctttttctataatgGGTTGTATGTTTCTTTCTAAGTTCTtgacatataattttgaaaatgattaCTAAATCTGTTTATAAATAGTAAACAATCTTTTGCAattgattatgttttaaatccaaacttttgcaattctttaacttttaaattatttatatatttatttaaatggtTTGATTAGTGATTATAACCATAATAGTTTGGTGGTAGATTatgtatttgaataaaatttagGATAAAATActctaaaataaaacatagaaCATTGCCACATGGATTTTGTTATGTTAAATATCTTTTcaaagttatatttattttatttttccataaaaataaataaaataaatgtacCCATCATAATTAGAGGCTTGAATGATTTAAACGTAACCAATGTTTGTAGACAAACGAACCAGAACAAACCACATCGGTATGAGAAACTGTTTTTTCGCATATGATGTAGTGGTGATCATTCACCTTGACCGGTCATTTGACTGTTCCCGATGACATCATAAAATTAATCATTCTTCTCTTGCTCTCCTTCTTAAACCTACGTGATTAGTCATTTGACCGATCATGCCTCTCCTCGTCTCCAAATGTAAGTTTCCTCCACTATTCATCTTAGTCCAAACTCATGGAAAATGTCCATTCTCATCCTAACTTAAATCTACctataaaataccaaaaatgaaaataaccaACTTTTAGCAGTGGAGATAAAAGTACCCAAAAGATTTTAAGatcaaatatcattttatgtCTTCTTTCAATCAAggtaaactataaaacaaCAATTTCGTTATGAAAATTAAGATTGGGGGAAGAGGGAAATCAAATTTAAGGTTTGAGTTCTTCCTATTTTGGGGATTTTCAGCTTTGAAAGTCTGAATCctgtatataattattatttttaagttaaCGTGTCGACTCTCGACCAACAGTAAAATTCTGAACCATTAAAGTTGACATTTCTTGGACTCAGTTTTTGCATCGTTAAAGAAGATTGAATATCTATGTGATCCACTTTAAATGTtgggtttcttttgttttggaaaaattgTAAAAGTTCAAACATTTTCTGATCATTTGgacaaatgtttttgtaatattcTTCCCTTCACTTTCAATAAGAAATTGTGTTTTCGAGATGttaataattaagttttgtcaaacaaaaatgttaaaaaaaataagttagcTGGATGGTAGTTA includes:
- a CDS encoding RING/U-box superfamily protein (RING/U-box superfamily protein; FUNCTIONS IN: zinc ion binding; INVOLVED IN: biological_process unknown; LOCATED IN: cellular_component unknown; CONTAINS InterPro DOMAIN/s: Zinc finger, RING-type (InterPro:IPR001841), Zinc finger, C3HC4 RING-type (InterPro:IPR018957); BEST Arabidopsis thaliana protein match is: RING/U-box superfamily protein (TAIR:AT5G52150.1); Has 8903 Blast hits to 8879 proteins in 265 species: Archae - 0; Bacteria - 8; Metazoa - 2331; Fungi - 597; Plants - 4670; Viruses - 10; Other Eukaryotes - 1287 (source: NCBI BLink).), translated to MSRLVNQSSVDENIAVYLQNELSELTVNDYAIGREIQQQYQNKSICNDAAIALEIQKEEEACVHSCLHDDEGLARTLQDLEANLQPSLSDDEKLARYLQEHDELANNTEDDIQETHHHQYHPMQVNRSYIPQRDAPSSSRAIFHYDDGENFSGRYTHTHSPSSISHNPTDDENNDPENMTYEELTELGDSVGDVGKGLSQERISRLRTHKYGTKTKSWYCLHMKKKFVADDSQCSICLMEYAKGDKITTLPCKHIYHKDCISQWLKQNKVCCICKAEVYP